One Echeneis naucrates chromosome 16, fEcheNa1.1, whole genome shotgun sequence DNA window includes the following coding sequences:
- the frmd5a gene encoding FERM domain-containing protein 5 isoform X3: MLSRFMSGSIRNLDREYSCTVRLLDDTEYTCTIQHWLEFTKSISKQMKSQPPFTMCLRVKFYPPDPAALKEEITRYLIFLQIKRDLYHGRLLCKTSDAAMLAAYILQAEIGDYDPGKHPEGYSSKFQFFPKHSERLERRIADIHKTELIGQTPETSERNFLQKAQMLETYGVDPHPCKDVSGNPAFLAFTPFGFVVLQGNKRVHFLKWNEVTKLKFEGKTFHIYANQKEDKKIILTYFAPTPEACKHLWKCGVENQAFYKLEKSSQVRTVSSSNLFFKGSRFRYSGRVAKEVMEQSAKIKREPPEIHRAGLVPSRSCPSITHGPRLSSVPRTRRRAVHISIMEGLESLRDSAHSTPVRSVSHGESFVPRSRSQATDASDGTAVISDEAYSPSDSVLPTPVAEHSMELAVSRQINGAPCSIEEEKESEAGTPTHGEGGDFGVDGRSAQEGAGGDSALSEVEQVNKFVLSVLRLLLVTIGLLFVLLLLLIILTESDLDIAFLRDIRQTPEFEQFHYEYFCPLRRWFACKLRWVGGLLINK, encoded by the exons CACTGGTTGGAGTTCACAAAATCAATCtcaaagcaaatgaaat CTCAGCCTCCGTTCACTATGTGTCTGAGAGTCAAGTTCTACCCCCCTGATCCTGCTGCTCTGAAGGAGGAAATCACACG GTATCTCATCTTCCTGCAAATCAAGAGGGACCTCTACCACGGTCGGCTCCTGTGCAAAACCTCAGATGCTGCCATGCTGGCTGCTTACATCCTTCAAG CTGAGATCGGTGATTATGACCCAGGGAAGCATCCTGAAGGTTACAGCTCCAAATTCCAGTTTTTCCCTAAACATTCAGAGAGGCTGGAGCGACGGATTGCAGATATACACAAGACAGAACTAAT TGGACAGACGCCCGAAACATCGGAGCGAAATTTCCTGCAGAAAGCCCAGATGCTGGAGACGTATGGTGTGGATCCACATCCATGCAAG GATGTGTCTGGGAATCCAGCGTTTCTCGCCTTCACACCATTTGGTTTTGTGGTGCTTCAAGGAAACAAGAGagttcattttctgaaatg GAACGAAGTGACCAAGCTTAAGTTCGAAGGAAAGACATTCCACATATATGCAAATCAAAAGGAG GACAAAAAGATCATCTTGACATACTTCGCACCCACTCCGGAGGCATGCAAACACCTCTGGAAATGCGGAGTGGAGAACCAAGCTTTCTATAA gctTGAGAAGTCAAGTCAGGTTCGCACCGTGTCCAGCAGCAACCTGTTCTTCAAGGGCAGCCGTTTCCGTTACAG TGGACGAGTGGCAAAAGAGGTGATGGAGCAGAGTGCCAAAATCAAACGCGAACCTCCAGAAATTCACAG ggcTGGCCTTGTGCCAAGCAGAAGTTGCCCATCCATCACGCATGGACCTCGACTCAGCAGTGTACCGCGCACACGTCGGAGAGCTGTGCACATATCTATCATGGAGG GTCTGGAGTCCCTCCGCGACAGTGCCCACTCTACACCAGTGCGTTCTGTGTCCCACGGGGAATCGTTCGTACCCCGCTCCCGGAGCCAGGCCACAGATGCCAGCGACGGTACGGCGGTAATTTCGGATGAGGCCTACAGCCCGTCCGACAGTGTGCTGCCCACCCCAGTGGCTGAACACAGCATGGAGCTGGCTGTCTCACGGCAGATCAACGGGGCGCCCTGCAGCATCGAAGAGGAGAAGGAGTCGGAGGCAGGCACCCCTACACATGGGGAGGGGGGTGATTTTGGTGTGGACGGTAGATCTGCACAGGAGGGTGCAGGGGGGGACTCGGCTCTCAGCGAGGTGGAACAGGTGAATAAGTTTGTCTTAAGTGTACTCCGTTTGCTCCTTGTGACCATTGGACTCCTCTTTGtcttgctcctcctcctcatcatcctcaccgAGTCAGACCTTGACATAGCATTTTTACGTGATATCCGCCAGACCCCCGAATTTGAGCAATTCCATTACGAATACTTTTGTCCCCTCAGGCGGTGGTTTGCCTGCAAGCTCCGCTGGGTGGGCGGGTTGCTCATTAACAAGTGA
- the frmd5a gene encoding FERM domain-containing protein 5 isoform X2: MLSRFMSGSIRNLDREYSCTVRLLDDTEYTCTIQRDAKGQYLFDLICHHLNLLEKDYFGIRYVDPDKQRHWLEFTKSISKQMKSQPPFTMCLRVKFYPPDPAALKEEITRYLIFLQIKRDLYHGRLLCKTSDAAMLAAYILQAEIGDYDPGKHPEGYSSKFQFFPKHSERLERRIADIHKTELIGQTPETSERNFLQKAQMLETYGVDPHPCKDVSGNPAFLAFTPFGFVVLQGNKRVHFLKWNEVTKLKFEGKTFHIYANQKEIILTYFAPTPEACKHLWKCGVENQAFYKLEKSSQVRTVSSSNLFFKGSRFRYSGRVAKEVMEQSAKIKREPPEIHRAGLVPSRSCPSITHGPRLSSVPRTRRRAVHISIMEGLESLRDSAHSTPVRSVSHGESFVPRSRSQATDASDGTAVISDEAYSPSDSVLPTPVAEHSMELAVSRQINGAPCSIEEEKESEAGTPTHGEGGDFGVDGRSAQEGAGGDSALSEVEQVNKFVLSVLRLLLVTIGLLFVLLLLLIILTESDLDIAFLRDIRQTPEFEQFHYEYFCPLRRWFACKLRWVGGLLINK; the protein is encoded by the exons AGGGACGCAAAGGGACAGTATCTGTTTGACCTCATCTGCCATCACCTCAACTTGTTGGAGAAAGACTATTTTGGCATCAGATATGTGGATCCAGACAAGCAGcgg CACTGGTTGGAGTTCACAAAATCAATCtcaaagcaaatgaaat CTCAGCCTCCGTTCACTATGTGTCTGAGAGTCAAGTTCTACCCCCCTGATCCTGCTGCTCTGAAGGAGGAAATCACACG GTATCTCATCTTCCTGCAAATCAAGAGGGACCTCTACCACGGTCGGCTCCTGTGCAAAACCTCAGATGCTGCCATGCTGGCTGCTTACATCCTTCAAG CTGAGATCGGTGATTATGACCCAGGGAAGCATCCTGAAGGTTACAGCTCCAAATTCCAGTTTTTCCCTAAACATTCAGAGAGGCTGGAGCGACGGATTGCAGATATACACAAGACAGAACTAAT TGGACAGACGCCCGAAACATCGGAGCGAAATTTCCTGCAGAAAGCCCAGATGCTGGAGACGTATGGTGTGGATCCACATCCATGCAAG GATGTGTCTGGGAATCCAGCGTTTCTCGCCTTCACACCATTTGGTTTTGTGGTGCTTCAAGGAAACAAGAGagttcattttctgaaatg GAACGAAGTGACCAAGCTTAAGTTCGAAGGAAAGACATTCCACATATATGCAAATCAAAAGGAG ATCATCTTGACATACTTCGCACCCACTCCGGAGGCATGCAAACACCTCTGGAAATGCGGAGTGGAGAACCAAGCTTTCTATAA gctTGAGAAGTCAAGTCAGGTTCGCACCGTGTCCAGCAGCAACCTGTTCTTCAAGGGCAGCCGTTTCCGTTACAG TGGACGAGTGGCAAAAGAGGTGATGGAGCAGAGTGCCAAAATCAAACGCGAACCTCCAGAAATTCACAG ggcTGGCCTTGTGCCAAGCAGAAGTTGCCCATCCATCACGCATGGACCTCGACTCAGCAGTGTACCGCGCACACGTCGGAGAGCTGTGCACATATCTATCATGGAGG GTCTGGAGTCCCTCCGCGACAGTGCCCACTCTACACCAGTGCGTTCTGTGTCCCACGGGGAATCGTTCGTACCCCGCTCCCGGAGCCAGGCCACAGATGCCAGCGACGGTACGGCGGTAATTTCGGATGAGGCCTACAGCCCGTCCGACAGTGTGCTGCCCACCCCAGTGGCTGAACACAGCATGGAGCTGGCTGTCTCACGGCAGATCAACGGGGCGCCCTGCAGCATCGAAGAGGAGAAGGAGTCGGAGGCAGGCACCCCTACACATGGGGAGGGGGGTGATTTTGGTGTGGACGGTAGATCTGCACAGGAGGGTGCAGGGGGGGACTCGGCTCTCAGCGAGGTGGAACAGGTGAATAAGTTTGTCTTAAGTGTACTCCGTTTGCTCCTTGTGACCATTGGACTCCTCTTTGtcttgctcctcctcctcatcatcctcaccgAGTCAGACCTTGACATAGCATTTTTACGTGATATCCGCCAGACCCCCGAATTTGAGCAATTCCATTACGAATACTTTTGTCCCCTCAGGCGGTGGTTTGCCTGCAAGCTCCGCTGGGTGGGCGGGTTGCTCATTAACAAGTGA
- the frmd5a gene encoding FERM domain-containing protein 5 isoform X1 yields MLSRFMSGSIRNLDREYSCTVRLLDDTEYTCTIQRDAKGQYLFDLICHHLNLLEKDYFGIRYVDPDKQRHWLEFTKSISKQMKSQPPFTMCLRVKFYPPDPAALKEEITRYLIFLQIKRDLYHGRLLCKTSDAAMLAAYILQAEIGDYDPGKHPEGYSSKFQFFPKHSERLERRIADIHKTELIGQTPETSERNFLQKAQMLETYGVDPHPCKDVSGNPAFLAFTPFGFVVLQGNKRVHFLKWNEVTKLKFEGKTFHIYANQKEDKKIILTYFAPTPEACKHLWKCGVENQAFYKLEKSSQVRTVSSSNLFFKGSRFRYSGRVAKEVMEQSAKIKREPPEIHRAGLVPSRSCPSITHGPRLSSVPRTRRRAVHISIMEGLESLRDSAHSTPVRSVSHGESFVPRSRSQATDASDGTAVISDEAYSPSDSVLPTPVAEHSMELAVSRQINGAPCSIEEEKESEAGTPTHGEGGDFGVDGRSAQEGAGGDSALSEVEQVNKFVLSVLRLLLVTIGLLFVLLLLLIILTESDLDIAFLRDIRQTPEFEQFHYEYFCPLRRWFACKLRWVGGLLINK; encoded by the exons AGGGACGCAAAGGGACAGTATCTGTTTGACCTCATCTGCCATCACCTCAACTTGTTGGAGAAAGACTATTTTGGCATCAGATATGTGGATCCAGACAAGCAGcgg CACTGGTTGGAGTTCACAAAATCAATCtcaaagcaaatgaaat CTCAGCCTCCGTTCACTATGTGTCTGAGAGTCAAGTTCTACCCCCCTGATCCTGCTGCTCTGAAGGAGGAAATCACACG GTATCTCATCTTCCTGCAAATCAAGAGGGACCTCTACCACGGTCGGCTCCTGTGCAAAACCTCAGATGCTGCCATGCTGGCTGCTTACATCCTTCAAG CTGAGATCGGTGATTATGACCCAGGGAAGCATCCTGAAGGTTACAGCTCCAAATTCCAGTTTTTCCCTAAACATTCAGAGAGGCTGGAGCGACGGATTGCAGATATACACAAGACAGAACTAAT TGGACAGACGCCCGAAACATCGGAGCGAAATTTCCTGCAGAAAGCCCAGATGCTGGAGACGTATGGTGTGGATCCACATCCATGCAAG GATGTGTCTGGGAATCCAGCGTTTCTCGCCTTCACACCATTTGGTTTTGTGGTGCTTCAAGGAAACAAGAGagttcattttctgaaatg GAACGAAGTGACCAAGCTTAAGTTCGAAGGAAAGACATTCCACATATATGCAAATCAAAAGGAG GACAAAAAGATCATCTTGACATACTTCGCACCCACTCCGGAGGCATGCAAACACCTCTGGAAATGCGGAGTGGAGAACCAAGCTTTCTATAA gctTGAGAAGTCAAGTCAGGTTCGCACCGTGTCCAGCAGCAACCTGTTCTTCAAGGGCAGCCGTTTCCGTTACAG TGGACGAGTGGCAAAAGAGGTGATGGAGCAGAGTGCCAAAATCAAACGCGAACCTCCAGAAATTCACAG ggcTGGCCTTGTGCCAAGCAGAAGTTGCCCATCCATCACGCATGGACCTCGACTCAGCAGTGTACCGCGCACACGTCGGAGAGCTGTGCACATATCTATCATGGAGG GTCTGGAGTCCCTCCGCGACAGTGCCCACTCTACACCAGTGCGTTCTGTGTCCCACGGGGAATCGTTCGTACCCCGCTCCCGGAGCCAGGCCACAGATGCCAGCGACGGTACGGCGGTAATTTCGGATGAGGCCTACAGCCCGTCCGACAGTGTGCTGCCCACCCCAGTGGCTGAACACAGCATGGAGCTGGCTGTCTCACGGCAGATCAACGGGGCGCCCTGCAGCATCGAAGAGGAGAAGGAGTCGGAGGCAGGCACCCCTACACATGGGGAGGGGGGTGATTTTGGTGTGGACGGTAGATCTGCACAGGAGGGTGCAGGGGGGGACTCGGCTCTCAGCGAGGTGGAACAGGTGAATAAGTTTGTCTTAAGTGTACTCCGTTTGCTCCTTGTGACCATTGGACTCCTCTTTGtcttgctcctcctcctcatcatcctcaccgAGTCAGACCTTGACATAGCATTTTTACGTGATATCCGCCAGACCCCCGAATTTGAGCAATTCCATTACGAATACTTTTGTCCCCTCAGGCGGTGGTTTGCCTGCAAGCTCCGCTGGGTGGGCGGGTTGCTCATTAACAAGTGA